The DNA window CGAGTCCGTGGTGGGCAAGGGTGGCACCGCGACCCGCGCCTTCATGGAGGAGTACCGGGTAGCAGGCAAGACGGGCACCGCTCAGAAGGCGGACCCAGTGGCCCGAGGCTATTCGGACAAGCGCATCGGCTCCTTTGTCGGCATGGTGCCGGCCGAGGATCCTCGCATCGTCATTCTCGTGGTGGTGGACGAACCCAAGACAGACGTGTACGGGGGGTTCGTGGCTGCCCCTGCTTTCAAGGAAATTGCGACCGCCGCCATGGCTCACCTGGCCGTGCCTCCGTCTCGGACGGCGGCACCTGGGGGAGTCGTGGCTGCCGCATCCTCCGCGCCTGCCGCGGCGAAGCCGGTGGCCAAGGCCACCGAGCCCGTCCGGCCGGTGTTGGTGGAAGCGGATTCGGAGAGCCCTGACCTCGGCACGGTGCGTGTGCCGGACGTCCAGGGCGCTGGTGGCCGTGAAGCCGTGGTGAAGCTGCTCGCCGCGGCGTTGGAGCCACAGGTACAGGGAAGTGGACGTGTGGTGTCTCAAACCCCCGCCGCCGGCTCGCTGGTGGAGAAGGGGGCCCGGGTGACGCTGGAGCTGGCGGCGCGGCAATAAGGCCGCGCTGACTCCAGGCCCCGTGCTTGCAATGCGTGTGAAGGGGAAGAGATGAAGCTGACGGATGTCCTCGCAGGGTGTGGTGCCGAGCAGACCTCGGGCGGTCGTTCCGCGGTCGACGTCACCGGTGTGACCCAGGACTCGCGGCGTGTGAAGCCTGGCGACTTGTTTGTCGCCATTCCCGGCACCAAGGAGGATGGTGCCCAGTTCATCGGCGAGGCCGTGTCACGGGGTGCCGTGGCGGTGGTCTCCGAGAAGCCGGTGCCTTCCTCGCAGGTGCCCTTCTTCAAGGTGGGCAGCGCGCGCAAGGCGCTGGCGCTCATCGCCGCGAACTTCCATGGCCGCCCGGCCGACAAGCTGACGCTCCTGGGCGTCACGGGCACCAACGGGAAGACCACGACGACGTATCTCCTGGAGGCGATGAGCACGGCGGCCTATCAGTCCACCGGTGTCATCGGCACGCTGGGCTACAAGTTCGGTGGGAAGACGGTGTCCACCGCGAACACCACCCCGGATGCGCTGGAGCTGCACCGCATCTTCAAGGAGATGGTGGACGCGGGGGTGGAGACGGTGGTGATGGAGGTCTCCAGTCACGCGCTCGCGCAGGAGCGTGTGCACGGGCTCACCTTCAAGGCCGCGGGTTTCAGCAACCTGAGCCGGGACCACCTGGACTACCACAAGGACATGGAGGACTACTTCCAGGCGAAGCGGAAGCTCTTCGCTGAGAACCTGTCCTCCTCGGGCGTCGCGGTGGTGAACGGCGACGACACCTACGCCAGCCGCATCTACAACGAGCTGCGTGGCCAGAAGCGCATGGCGTGGAAGTTCAGCCGCCAGGGCAACGGGGAGATCTCGGCCGCGGACGTGACCTTCTCGCTGTCCGGCATCACCGGCACGCTGAAGACGCCCTCGGGTGACATCCCGCTCAAGAGCAAGCTCCTGGGGCCCCACAACCTGGAGAACATCCTCCTGGCGGTGGGCATCGGCATCGGCGCGGGCTTCTCGCGCAGCGACGTGAAGGTCGGCATCGAGCGGATGACGCCGGTGGAAGGCCGCATGGAGCGCGTGGAGAACTACGGCCCCGCGGGCGCGCCCTCGGTGCTCGTGGACTACGCGCACACGGACGACGCGCTCAAGCGCGCGCTGGAGGCCTCGCGTTCGCTGGCCAAGGGCCGCGTCATCGTGGTCTTCGGCTGCGGTGGAGACCGGGACAAGGGCAAGCGTCCGCTGATGGGCGCGGTGGCCGCGGAGGCCGCGGACCTGGCCGTCATCACCAGCGACAACCCCCGCACCGAGGACCCGGACGAAATCATCGCCCAGGTGACGCCGGGCCTGGAGAAGGGCGGCCTGCGCCGCATCTCCGCGGGCAAGGCGAAGTCTGGCGAGAAGGGCTACCTGGTGGACGCGGACCGACGCGCGGCCATCGAGCAGGCCATTGGCCTGGCGACCGCGGACGACGTCGTCCTCATCGCGGGCAAGGGCCACGAGACCTACCAGCAGGTGGGCCAGGAGAAGCACACCTTCGATGACCGCCAGGCGGCGGCGAAGGCGCTGGCGAACCGCACTCCCGGCTGACGAAGGCGGCGCGGCCCGGACTCCCTCACCCGTATGGCAGCTCGATTCAGCGACGAAGAGGTGGTGCAGGCGACCGGGGCGACCCGGCGTGGAGGCTCCGGGCCGGCCGTCTTCGATGCGGTCTGCACCGATACGCGCGCGCTCACCCAGGGCTGCCTCTTCGTGGCCCTGGTGGGCGAGCGCTTCGATGCGCACACCTTCGTGGACGCGGCGGCCCGTGCAGGCGCCGCGGCCGCGGTGGTGGCGAAGGGTCGTGCCCTTCCGGTGCTGCCGGAGGGCTTCGTCCTCTATGAAGTCGACGACACGCTGATGGCGTTGGGGGCCCTGGGCCGCCATCACCGTCAGCGCTTCCGCATCCCCATCTGCGCGGTGGGCGGTTCCAACGGGAAGACGACCACCAAGGAGATGGTGGGCGCCATCCTGGCCACGCGAGGGCCGGCGCTGAAGACGGAAGGCAACTTCAACAACGAAATCGGTGTTCCCCTGACGCTGTTCCGGCTGGAGCCCCAGCACGTGGCGGCGGTCATCGAGGTGGGGATGAACCGGCCCGGCGAAATCGAGCGGCTCACCCGGGTGGTCCAGCCGGACGCGGGTGTCATCACCGTCGTCCAACCGGAGCACCTGGAGGGCCTGGGCAGCCTGCAAGGCGTGGCGAACGCCGAAGGCGAGATGTTCCAGGAGATGGGCACGGGGACCACCATCGTGGTCAACGTGGATGACGCGCTCATCCCCGCCCAGGCCGAGCGCAGCTCGGCGAACCGGCTGACGTTCGGCCGCGCCGAGAGCGCCGACGTGCGGCTGGTCTCGGTGGAGACAAAGGGCCTCGAGGGCATGGTGGCCACGGTGCGCCACCTGGGCCGCGAGTGGCCCGTGCGCCTGTCCTTCATCGGTCCGCACAACGCGCAGAACGCCACGGCGGCCTTCGCGGTGGCGCTGGCGCTGGGCTACACGCCGGAGGAGTGCGTGCGGGGGCTGGAGGTGGCGCGTCCGTACTCGCGGCGCCTCAACGTGGTGGCGGGGCAGGGCGGCGTGACGGTGATTGACGACTGCTACAACGCGAACCCCGCGTCGATGGACGCGGCGCTCGAGACGCTGGGCACGCTGGTGACGGCCGGCGGCCGTGCGGTGGCGGTGCTGGGCGACATGCTGGAGCTGGGCCCGGGAGAGCTGGAGGAGCACGCGCGGTTGGGCGAGCTCGCCGGGAGCAAGGCGGCGCTGGTGGCCTTCTTCGGTCCCCGCTCCGCCGAGGGATTCAAGCGCGTGGGGCTGGGTGAGTCCGCGGCGCATTTCACGGAGGTCGAGTCGCTGGTGGCGTGGTTGGCGCCGCGGCTCCGGCCTCGGGACGTGGTGCTGGTGAAGGCGAGCCGCGGGATGCGGCTGGAGCGCGTGGTGGCCGCCCTGACGGGAACGGTCGCGTCCTCCGGAGGAAACCACTAGTGCTGTACCTGCTCTACGAGCTCATCCAGAACACGGAGGCGGGGCGCATCCTCAACTTCTTGCGCTACCCCACCTTCCGCATCATCGCCGCCGGAGTCTTCGCGCTCGTCCTGGGCATGCTGATTGGTCCGCGCCTCATCGACAGGCTGCGGCTGAAGCAGTACGGGCAGAGCAACGTGCGCGAGAACACGCCGGACTCGCATCAGAAGAAGAAGGGCACGCCCACCATGGGTGGCACGCTCATCCTCATCTGCATCGCGGCGGGCACGCTGCTCTTCGCGGACCTGAAGAGCCGGGTCATCTGGGTGGTGCTGCTGCTCACCTTCGGCTACGGCTTCATCGGCTTCCTGGATGACTGGCTCAAGCTGTCCAAGCGCAACTCGAAGGGCCTGGCCGGGCGCAAGAAGATGGCGCTGCAGACCTTCTTCTACCTGGTGGCCGTCTTCGGGCTGTTGACCACGTGGACGCAGCCGGATGGCTCATTCGGCCCCACGCTGCTCATCAACACGCGGCTGACGCTGCCCTTCATCCCCTCGCACTGGTTCAACCTGGACCTGGGCTGGTTCTACGTCGTCTTCGCGTGGCTGGTCATCGTGGGCACGTCCAACGCGGTGAACCTCACCGACGGCCTGGACGGGCTCGCCATCGTCCCGACGATTGTGTCGGCCATCACCTTCGCGGTGCTCTGCTACGTGGCGGGCACCACGCTGAGCATCGCGGACTCGGTGACGGTGGGTGGGGCGACGAAGCTGGTGGCGACGCCGCTGTATCAATACCTGGGCATCCTCCAGGTGCCGGGCGGCGCGGAGCTGGCGGTGTTCTGCGCCTCCATCGTCGGTGCGGGCATCTCGTTCCTGTGGTTCAACACCTACCCGGCCTCCGTCTTCATGGGCGACATCGGCTCGCTGGCGCTGGGTGGCGCGCTGGGCGCGCTGGCGGTGCTGTCCAAGAACGAGGTGGTGTCCGCCATCATCCACGGCATCTTCTTCGCGGAGGCGCTGAGCGTGATGATTCAGGTGGCCTCCTTCAAGATGACGGGAAAGCGCGTCTTCAAGATGGCGCCGGTGCATCACCACTTCGAGCTCAAGGGCCTGGCCGAGCCGAAGATCATCGTCCGTTTCTGGATCGTCTCCATCCTCTGTGGTGGCGTGGCGCTCCTATCGCTGAAGCTGCGCTGAAACTCCTCGAGAGGTGACACATCCATGACGGTCTCGCTGTCCGGGCAGAAGGTGTTGGTGTACGGGCTGGCGAAGAGCGGCGTGGCGGCGCTGCGCTTGTTGCGACAGCATGGCGCGCACGTCACGGCGCTGGATGCTCGCGGTGAGGACGCGCTGGGCGATGTGGCCCGCGAGGTGAAGTCGCTGGGTGCGACGCTCGTCACGGGCCCCGCACCGAAGGGGCTGCTGGAGTCGCAGGCCCTGGTGGTGGTGAGCCCCGGAGTGCCGTTGGCGTTGCCGGAGCTGCGTGCCGCCTCCGCCGCCGGAGTGCCTGTCTGGGGCGAGGTGGAGCTGGCGTCGCGCTTCCTGGAGTCGGTGCCGCTGTTCGGCATCACCGGCACCAATGGCAAGAGCACCACCACGGCGCTGACGGGAGAGCTGTTCGCCAAGAGCGGCCGTCGCACCTTCGTCGGTGGCAATCTCGGCCGGCCCTTCAGCGAGGCGGCGATGTCGCCGGGGGACTGGGACGCGCTGGTGGTGGAGCTGTCCAGCTTCCAGCTCGAGGGCATCCAGAGCTTGCGCCCGCGCGGCGCCGTCATCCTCAACCTGACGCCGGACCACCTGGACCGGTACGCGAGCCACTCGACCTACGGCGAGGCCAAGGCGCGCATCTTCCATCACCAGCGCGCGGGAGACTTCGCGGTGGTGAACGCGGACGACGCGGACGTGATGGGGCTGGCGCGCCAGGCGAAGGTGCCTGTGTACGGCTTCAGCATCACGGGCCAGCCGGTGGTGGACGTGCCGACGCTCGCGGGGCTGGCCGTGGCGGAGGAAGGCGGCTTCCGGCTGGACTTCCAGGGCGAGCACTACCGGCTGAACAACCGCGCGCTTCGCGGGGCGCACAACGCGCAGAACGCGATGGCGGCGACGCTGCTGGCGCGGCTGGGCGGCGTGTCGGCCGACGCGGTGCAGGCGGGGCTCGACAGCTACCCGGGCCTGCCGCACCGGCTGGAGAGCGTGCGGGTGTTGGACGGGGTGGAGTGGGTGAATGACTCGAAGGCCACGAACGTGGACTCGGTGCTGGTGGCGCTGAGGGCTTTCCGCAGTGGCTTGTGGCTGATTGCCGGTGGCAAGGGCAAGGGCGCGCCGTACGCGCCCATGGTGGAGGAGGGGCTGGGCAAGGTGAAGGGCGTGCTGACCATCGGCGCGGACGCGGATGTGCTGGCGCAGGCGTACGCGGGCCGGGCGCAGGTGCACGCGTGCGAGACGTTGGCGGCGGCGGTGGCGAAGGCGCGAGAGCTGGCGAAGGCGGGGGAGACGGTGCTGCTGTCACCCGCGTGTGCGTCGTACGATCAGTTCAAGAACTTCGAGGACCGGGGCGACACGTTCAAACGCCTGGTCGGAGCGCTGTGACGGCATGAAGACCTCTCCTCCGTCGACCTCGCTCGTGCGGTTCGACCCCTTGCTGCTGTGTGCCGTGCTGGCCCTCGTCACCATCGGGCTGGTGATGGTGTACTCGGCGAGCGCGGTGCTCGCGCAGGACAAGCTGGGTGACAGCTTGTACTTCTTCAAGCGGCAGCTCACCGCGGCCGGCATGGGGCTGGTCGCCATGGCCGTGGCCATGAAGGTGGGTTGGCGCAAGCTGGCGCGCTGGGCGTATCCGCTGCTGCTCGCGGCCATCGTCCTCCTGGTGCTGGTGGCGATTCCGGGCATCGGCTCGACGGCGGGTGGCGCGCGACGCTGGATTCGGTTGCCGGGCTTCAGCCTCCAGCCGGCGGAGGTGGCCAAGTTCGCGTGGGTGGTCTACCTGTCCTATTCGCTGGCGAAGAAGCGCGAGAAGGTGGCGACGTTCTCCGTGGGCTTCCTCCCGCACCTGGCGCTCTGCGGCATCCTGGTGATGCTTTGCATGCTCCAGCCCGACTTCGGCAGCAGCGTGCTGCTGGTGTTCATGTTGTTCGTGCTGCTGTTCGCCGCGGGCGCGAAGCTCAGCTACCTGGTGGGCTCCATCCT is part of the Myxococcus landrumus genome and encodes:
- a CDS encoding UDP-N-acetylmuramoyl-L-alanyl-D-glutamate--2,6-diaminopimelate ligase, with the translated sequence MKLTDVLAGCGAEQTSGGRSAVDVTGVTQDSRRVKPGDLFVAIPGTKEDGAQFIGEAVSRGAVAVVSEKPVPSSQVPFFKVGSARKALALIAANFHGRPADKLTLLGVTGTNGKTTTTYLLEAMSTAAYQSTGVIGTLGYKFGGKTVSTANTTPDALELHRIFKEMVDAGVETVVMEVSSHALAQERVHGLTFKAAGFSNLSRDHLDYHKDMEDYFQAKRKLFAENLSSSGVAVVNGDDTYASRIYNELRGQKRMAWKFSRQGNGEISAADVTFSLSGITGTLKTPSGDIPLKSKLLGPHNLENILLAVGIGIGAGFSRSDVKVGIERMTPVEGRMERVENYGPAGAPSVLVDYAHTDDALKRALEASRSLAKGRVIVVFGCGGDRDKGKRPLMGAVAAEAADLAVITSDNPRTEDPDEIIAQVTPGLEKGGLRRISAGKAKSGEKGYLVDADRRAAIEQAIGLATADDVVLIAGKGHETYQQVGQEKHTFDDRQAAAKALANRTPG
- a CDS encoding UDP-N-acetylmuramoyl-tripeptide--D-alanyl-D-alanine ligase — its product is MAARFSDEEVVQATGATRRGGSGPAVFDAVCTDTRALTQGCLFVALVGERFDAHTFVDAAARAGAAAAVVAKGRALPVLPEGFVLYEVDDTLMALGALGRHHRQRFRIPICAVGGSNGKTTTKEMVGAILATRGPALKTEGNFNNEIGVPLTLFRLEPQHVAAVIEVGMNRPGEIERLTRVVQPDAGVITVVQPEHLEGLGSLQGVANAEGEMFQEMGTGTTIVVNVDDALIPAQAERSSANRLTFGRAESADVRLVSVETKGLEGMVATVRHLGREWPVRLSFIGPHNAQNATAAFAVALALGYTPEECVRGLEVARPYSRRLNVVAGQGGVTVIDDCYNANPASMDAALETLGTLVTAGGRAVAVLGDMLELGPGELEEHARLGELAGSKAALVAFFGPRSAEGFKRVGLGESAAHFTEVESLVAWLAPRLRPRDVVLVKASRGMRLERVVAALTGTVASSGGNH
- the mraY gene encoding phospho-N-acetylmuramoyl-pentapeptide-transferase, giving the protein MLYLLYELIQNTEAGRILNFLRYPTFRIIAAGVFALVLGMLIGPRLIDRLRLKQYGQSNVRENTPDSHQKKKGTPTMGGTLILICIAAGTLLFADLKSRVIWVVLLLTFGYGFIGFLDDWLKLSKRNSKGLAGRKKMALQTFFYLVAVFGLLTTWTQPDGSFGPTLLINTRLTLPFIPSHWFNLDLGWFYVVFAWLVIVGTSNAVNLTDGLDGLAIVPTIVSAITFAVLCYVAGTTLSIADSVTVGGATKLVATPLYQYLGILQVPGGAELAVFCASIVGAGISFLWFNTYPASVFMGDIGSLALGGALGALAVLSKNEVVSAIIHGIFFAEALSVMIQVASFKMTGKRVFKMAPVHHHFELKGLAEPKIIVRFWIVSILCGGVALLSLKLR
- the murD gene encoding UDP-N-acetylmuramoyl-L-alanine--D-glutamate ligase, with the protein product MTVSLSGQKVLVYGLAKSGVAALRLLRQHGAHVTALDARGEDALGDVAREVKSLGATLVTGPAPKGLLESQALVVVSPGVPLALPELRAASAAGVPVWGEVELASRFLESVPLFGITGTNGKSTTTALTGELFAKSGRRTFVGGNLGRPFSEAAMSPGDWDALVVELSSFQLEGIQSLRPRGAVILNLTPDHLDRYASHSTYGEAKARIFHHQRAGDFAVVNADDADVMGLARQAKVPVYGFSITGQPVVDVPTLAGLAVAEEGGFRLDFQGEHYRLNNRALRGAHNAQNAMAATLLARLGGVSADAVQAGLDSYPGLPHRLESVRVLDGVEWVNDSKATNVDSVLVALRAFRSGLWLIAGGKGKGAPYAPMVEEGLGKVKGVLTIGADADVLAQAYAGRAQVHACETLAAAVAKARELAKAGETVLLSPACASYDQFKNFEDRGDTFKRLVGAL
- the ftsW gene encoding putative lipid II flippase FtsW; the protein is MKTSPPSTSLVRFDPLLLCAVLALVTIGLVMVYSASAVLAQDKLGDSLYFFKRQLTAAGMGLVAMAVAMKVGWRKLARWAYPLLLAAIVLLVLVAIPGIGSTAGGARRWIRLPGFSLQPAEVAKFAWVVYLSYSLAKKREKVATFSVGFLPHLALCGILVMLCMLQPDFGSSVLLVFMLFVLLFAAGAKLSYLVGSILLALPLAYVAIASSPYRMKRILAFLDPWAHRHDVGYQVAESLMSIGSGGVVGLGLGDGRQKLFFLPEAHTDFIFSILGEETGLVGVGVLVTLYAIVLWRGVRASLAAGETFGTYLGLGFTSIIAFQATVNMCVAMGLLPTKGLTLPFVSYGGTSLVVLMSAAGVLLSLSASAQGAPKGSRAGSELREVAA